The Pagrus major chromosome 1, Pma_NU_1.0 genome includes the window tagaCGTGTCTCCAACACGTTTGCACCTGCTGTCATTTATgcaatcactcttagtaaatcgGCCGCAAACCGCGGTTCAACCCCACATGCAAATTTCTAGATTGCGCACGTagattagtacaagcaatttgggatcttagtagatccggccctaaATGTACtaaaaattaaaacttaaaaaaatgtcagttttctttttagCATTTCAACAGGATTGTGTTCCATTTAAGTACCTTCTTAATGTAGAACAGCAGCAAGAGTTTGAGAATCTGCACTGCAGGCAGGAGAGGAGTGAAGAGAACACCCACCCTGAAAAACATTATATTCCAAGTCATTACCCAGAAAGACTTTGACTTATTAACTGTGTGTACATCTGAACAGGTAGTTTTGTACCAGGCCAACGTCTGTCCATAGATGAGTTCAAGGACGTTCCTGGCAATATCAAACACcggcatcctcctcctctttagcACCCTCTCAGAGAACAACCTGCAGacaacaggaggagaaacaagaTGGTTTAATACAGTAAGAACaggacaaataaaataattaagtGAGGTTATAGGCTTGAGTTCTTAGGAAGTGAGAATGAATTTTAAAACTACATAAgtcaaagaaagacagagggctTGTTATGAATGACCAACCTCCAAAGAAGCTCTCCAAACAAGGTGTCCAGTAGAATGAAGATGAAGTCCATCAGTAGGAAACGATAAAGCTCCTGGCCGACAAAACTCTCCCAGCACTGGAGACAGAGCAGAGTAAGCCATATAATATCTTTAGCAACATAAACTCAAATAAATAGGTTATTGCTATTCCTCAACCCAGCTGTGGTAGTATGAAAGTAAAAATTAAGTCTCATCACTTAATTTACCTGCAGTCTATTTTCAGGGTCAGCAGCCACCCGACCCAACCAGTGGTAGCACAGGACTCCAAGGATGCTCACTTTTAACATCAAGTTTCTAGCAACGCAGACAGCAAACAACACGTGACCAACCAAACCATCTCTTTGACACGTTCTCAAACTCTGGCATCTATAAACCTCTAACTTCCAGTCATTCTGCTTGTACCTGCCGATGGCAACGTATGTGCGTACAGAAGGCGACTCATAGTCCTCCATCCAGGCTGCAAGGTTGAAAAGGccaggcagcagcaggttgATGAGGGACACGACCACAGGGGAAGCCAGCAGGCTTGCCTCGTTCAGCAAACGGTCCTTGGTGGGACTACGAGAAGTTAACAGGAGGGTCTGCTGGGAGAGAGACAATGAGAATCaaataaaatgctctttaaaagCTAAAACATCTAAATTATAACAGGTGAAGTCAacaacattgatcatctcattgcaatgttctgctgtgaaaccttgggtcctgccATTTATGTGGATGCTAACTTTACAgtagaaacagaaagagatgtGTCGATTCAAAGTTTCAAAGTCAGCTTTATTGTCAAAAccatatgtacagtacacaggAATTGAAATTGCAGTGCTCTCTAAGGCTCACGGTGTGACATTAATATAATAAGGGACAGCTAGCAGCCGCTGCGTCTGTCCGTGCCACCATATTGCCACTGATGGTACTGTTTTGAACAAAGCAACCATGTAGCGGATCAGTGGTATGTTTGAAATAGCaaggacatactgtatgtattaatAGCTGCTTCAACAAAAACAGCCTGAAGTCTGAGTATCCACCAACAAAATTTTTGAGCCATagtaaatgttacattttggACCCTGATACAACCCCGCCTCACCTTGTGCATGTGATCAGAGAAGTGGTAAATAGCATACACACAGGCAGCATTGCTGCCTATGCAGATAGCCCAGGCCAGGCCATGAACCATCAGCCTCGAGAGCTTCTGGCACGCAGTGTTCATGACGTTTCTATGATTCACTTCTGCTAGCAGCTCCTGGAGGGAAccaaagagagagaagggacTTGTGAGAGGAATAAAAGTATCAAATCATCACATTAATGCCtgcaatgtgtttttaaaaattcaaatgtgtgtttgtgtgtgtgttaacacaTACCTTAAGCTGGATGCAGATATTCTCAGACATGAGCCTGACAGAGGTTTTCTTAATGACCTTGAAGTCCCAGGAGCAGAAGACCTTAATGGCCAAGATACTGTGAGACTTGTCAATTCGGAAGCTCTGACCAAACGACTTTGACATGCTGTTGGACAATTATCATGATTCATCAGatatcatttaatttaaaaccatCATTATATGTGGTATAGATTGTGTTTAGACATGCCTTTTTGTCGTCTATTCAAAAAACACTACTGTACCTGTACACAAGGATGATACACGTGACGAAGAAAGACACTCCAATAGTGACAAAGTATGCAAGAGGCATGTTGTAAGAGTGGCTTTTCGACACACAGTCCAGGTTCTCTCTGGTTCCATTGGATACAGAGATATTCTGCCCTCCaacatcatccctgcagctctTGCGCAGTGTGTAGTTAGAGTAGTATCCATAGTACATCACTGTGTCTGAGAAATAACCCTGAGACAAAAGGAAATCAAGAGAGTCATCTATGTAACATTATTATATCAAGTTAGACAATATGATTATTTACCCTGCTGACCTGTTTTGAGACTTAtagatcccctccacacatgtctaaatacataaacatagTTCACTCATACGATTTGGAATAATTTAGATATTTTCCACAGAAATAACTGGTTAACAattcttaaaaataaatttaCTCCTTCTCCCTCAATAATAAATCCAGCATTTGTGAATAcgtaatttttttttagtttaagttAAACCAGTGGACACAAAATGACTCCTGCTTAACTGAAAAGTACATTCTCAGAGTGTGtgcacatcacacttgtgtaacTTGCATATTGGAACATAATTGGTTTCAAAGGTAGTTGTGATTTCACAAAGTCTTGCTTGAATGCACACGTTTTAAACATCAAAACACAGTCACGTTGAATATCCAATTGAAGGAACAACAACCAAGTCAATCTATTAGTGGAGGAGGACTCTAATTACAGCTCTTTAAAGATGGCATTATTAACAGAAATTAATCATAAAAGGTCTGAAGCTTCTGAACGCACATCAAGGATTTGGTGAGTCTAAAAATGAAGGGCTCATAGTGTGTGAGAGGTGTTGCACTAATACCACAGCACACAGCTTACCGCTCCGGTGAGGAACTCCAGTCCAGTGAAGGGTCTACCCGCAGGCAGCACTGGAGGGTGCACTGCCTGAGGCAGCACAAGGAAAGCACCCGTCACCAGGAACAGGAAGACGTTGAAGAAAAGCAGGGTCTTAAGGAACAGGAAGTATGAGAGGACTCCAGTGCCGAAACGCCCGCTCACTCTCTTGAGCGCCACTTGCCACAGCTGGAGGGAGTGCAGGAAGGACAGCCAGCTGTACCAGCTCTGTCTGAAAGCCTGGGggtgtggggggaaaaaacaataatacatgaaaataagttATTGTAGATTTTAAGATTACAGtgattaagaaaaaataaatagtgaCACAGAGACGTACTCATGTTCTACTGAGAATGACTCACAATGTAGCAATAAAGGTCCAGGCAAAGTACACgtttttcatttattcttaAATGTGTGACTCACAGCCTCAGGCTGTAAATGCTTGAGCAACTGAGCGATTACACTGGCTTGATGACAACATCTACTTCCTGTACTACCCACTGACACCCAGTTAGAGAAGAATGTATCTTattatgtgtgtttctgtgagccATTAATCGTTTAAAAGAATCTATAATAATTAAAGTCTTTAATTATTCTCAGAGCATACAGTTAGTTAGCATTTCATCAACAGCGTCTTAAAACAGGAACACTCATGAGGCAATAATGTCTAGAAAGATGAGATGATTACATATGAGATTGAGAACACAAACCGAAACTGTTTTGAGTTGACTGAGTTACCCTTGTACAAAGGGTAGCCTTAATTGTATATTTAAACAGAATTTGTTCACCATAATCACcatttatgaatgaaaatgtgtaattttacaATACACATCTTTAAAGGCCATTTGcttaaaacaagttttttcctTGTAATTCAGAGCCACAAATCTCCACTTCTCCGTACCACTTCCAAAATCTTCCTAGTTGTATTCCCCATTGATATTCTGAAGGTTTCAACTGAGGGGTTTGTTTATATAATTCATAGCCTCATTATATACCATTTCATCCCTATAAACATAGtgaaagttacatttttttaatagctattgagtattttctgatttatggatTTATAGAGAAATCCTAGATTCCCTCTGTTAAAACCTTTGACTTTAATacatcaacaaaatgaaaccagATTTTGAACTTGGATTTATTCAATGATTGTCAGATTTCTGTCCTGCAAATGTATGCAACCTAGCACGTTAGATAGATAAGACCTCAAATGCATACCTAAACATAAAATTAGAGAAAACTggtaaaaccaaaaataatataatgtaattaatgtaagtaatcaactgggGGAATTTCATGGTGGTATCTATTTGTTAAAATCCTATTCACCTGCAGTGTCTCCCCTTAAGTTTATATTGTCTGCCTTATTTATAAAGGGgaaactaaaaacacaaacagtacgGTATCTAGAAGCCCTATCAGAAGAAAAGAGACTCATGTGGGGGGTGAAATACAGGAAgtaagagacagaaagatgttTCTGGTAGTGTAAGAGACTTACAATGATGATGTAATATTTGAGCCGACTGCAACAAGGTATCTTACTGCTGGATAGTGAGCGTCTCTCCTTTTGTAGTGCTAAcgtcctgcagagagagagatagagggacGTTCAGACCAGTACATACTTTATCTAAATAGGAATACTGAGAACAGGGACAACATCTACCTGAGTTCACTCTTCTCAGCCACACTGAGAGGCATTCCTCTGAGCATCCTGACTCTGTCGCTCACTGACAGGTTTTGCAGGTTGTTCACCAAACGTTCCCTCTTGTTCCCTGTAACGCACACAGGGGCAGCGTCTCTTACGTTATAGACATGTgagatacatttttattctaCTGTCTTATCACTGAACGCCATTCTCCTTactctctgcttcctctgcaTCTGTAGTGTCTGCCTCCATCCCGTAGCCTCGTATGCTCGGCCTCGCAGAGCGAGAGAAGTCTCGAATTGCGGGTCTGCTCTGCCTGCGTCTTCGAAGCTGCATGGTCCTGTTGTAGTACTGAGAGATGATGGCTCCCCGGCTAcgacctgacagagagaggagcagactGTTCAGAGACGGGTTCATCAGCATTTACTGCCTCGAAGCCACTCCGCCAACAGTGAATTCTCTTTCTTGTTGCACCCAAAGGTAATTGCTTCAAGATATGTCATCTCTATCCATAATATTTCCTTAGATTTGAATGAAATACTCATCTCATGACAAACAAATGCCTAGCTTTATTTGACTTCATGTGGCTATTTGCAGAAGGGAAGTACTGAAAGATAAACCGTTATCTCCCACTTCGTGTTTCCTCAGATACATTACGTGGCACAGCAAAAGAAATCAGACAACAGCTATCAAGCAGTCAACAAGCTGAAGCACCTGACCAGCCACAGATGCTGACAGGAAGATGAAAGACAAACTGCTTCCCCATGAAACTCTGCTCAACTGACACatctatttttatcttttatagTGGAGCTCAACATGTGCCGTGCGGCAACACTACAGCCTTGCTACAATCAAGGCGCTTTCAATAAGCATGATTATCGATGCACATACAGTGTTTCATATGTTGTGAAActtgacagaaacaacaaaataaaggttTCAGGAACTATGATAAGCAACATTGTTCACACCAACTGCACATTTGAATGGGCGTCAACAAACCACAAAGGGTGGTAAAGTTTCCGTAACCCCCAGAGGACTGTTCAGGCCTACAGCACAAACTGAGCTATAGGCTATAACATTAGGCTGCACTAGTGCTGCTGACTCAAGAGGTTAGCGGgaagaaatattttacaaaaatcactgatatttaatttttctCAGTTAGGAACTTTCATGCTTCATCGTCTATAATGCAAGAAACCTGGGTGTACTCCCATTACCTCAGAGGGACAAATGATTTCAAAACATCTACAATCAGCATGTCCCTAAAATGTAATACTACAgtacaaaaaaatctaaatcatctTTTGCACCCCTCATTCAGTGTCCAGGTTTCCTGCTTATAGCTCGTATTTGCGCTATTTAGCCAAAGAGTGTCCACTGAATGAGCTCTATGAGAGATTGACTGTCACGAAAGCCATTTTATAATAATCTCTCTATATGTATCGTCATCCCTGCATCAGAATTTTCACCGGCCTTCGGCAGGACTCACCAATGGTGCGACTGGGCATGGAGGACAGGACCCTCAAGGTGGCTGAGGACCAACGTTCAGCTATTAgggagtctgtctgtctttcgTCATCCTCCCATTCCGTGTCGCTTTGCCTCTGCCTGCCTCCAGGGCTGGACAGGTAAGCTATGCCATCTgtgacattaaaagaaaacacatgaaaaatattgCTGCTGCTGGGAAAGACATACAAAACTAAATATGATGACatactttaatacattttctgtagTGAGGGATTTTATAAATAGATGCAAAGTGATTAAATTGAGTTTTCTTAGTTGTATGGACATGATGACCAAAaaactgtctgttttttcagttCAAAAGGTGTAGCATTTAATTTTTTGTAGCTTCTAAAGCCAGAAAATAACCTTTATCATAATATAAACAAATTCCCAGATCTTATCTAGTCTTattttacaatatcaatgactATCTCTTGTAGAAATTCAGCcctctgaatgaatgaatctaTGTGCTCTCAAACGCAGATGAGTACCTCGACCCTCCTCATCCAGatctctctgcagctgctgcagctcgaAGGCTTCAGACAGTCCTCCATTCTGACTCTGCTCTGCTATCAGCTGGTTGAACGAGTCATGAACACCTTCCTCATCCACTGGACTCCTGACAGAGAGATATGTGGACATGAAGAtggacacaaagaaagaaaagagggcGATACAGGCTCAGAAAGTTTAGAAAGGGTAGATCTCGCAAGAGTGCTCTGAGAGCCGCAGATAAAAACCTGATGGCCTTCTGACTCAGGCACTAGTACTCTCATGGGGGGAAACTGCAACAAAAAAGCCCTATGAagtcattttcatacatttgtgaGCAGGGCAGCCCAAATTGCCTTCTGTGCGACTCCCACCCTGCGCTATCTCGATGAACAGGGCAAAGCCAACTggactgactgtttttttaaggcGAGAGggaaaaatcacaagaaaataCAGCGAGTCCAGTTCCCTTTGACTTAGTACTTTTACACTACCTCCGGAGGCGtagcgaaatttcacccctcgtcgcatctgagactttcacacagaggtggatgcggagaattggcgcaggatccccgcatgcaaacagcagtgtgaatggggctagtgggttagggttagggttaggactGATAGCACAAGAAGAGGGCCACACAGAGGCCAATCAGGCTTGTGCTGTTTTCAAATGGAAACACTATCACAGAgactagatagatagatagatagatagatagatagatagatagatagatagatagatagatagatagatagatagactttATTGTCTGTCATGAGTGACAGAAATTCTTCTTTGACAGGCTCGtataaaagaacattaaaaacaaacataaaaaacaacacttaagTGCAATCATGCGAGAAAAAACGGAGGAGGGGGctgttaaaagcagcagcaaagtgttttgcatttttgatTATTCAGGGTGGTTATTGCAGAGGGGATGAAGGATtatatatatagacacacacatattcaaatATGCTTCTtaaccaaacaaacatgagtCTTTTTATGTGAGGACAATGAAGTGGAGCTTAGTAGTTGGTCatataactttaaaaacataaGTGAAAGCCCTGGGACACTGCATTATGATCTGCCTTCCTGTTTAATGTCGAACAAGACATCAAAGAGTACTTCTAATCCTGTTATCTCGGTTACTTATTTCCCAACCCTTCTCATGGCCTTCATGTAAAGCAGCGCTAGGTGAGCTGACAGTCTTGAAACAGCAAGCAGGAAAacggagaaagaaaacaaggagaaaGAGATGACTACTGAAACACTCACTCCAGTCCAGCTTCCATGAGAGGGTGGCATAGGTCAAAGTTAACGTTTCGAgccatttttcttctcctccagcaATCTAGATACGACCGGCCGTCGGCTCCTTTGTTGACCAATCGTGGAGGGTTCACACCCTCACCTGCTCAGACCTGCTCTCCACTCCCACCATGGCGTTTACTCCTCTAcctgagagaggaggggaaaaggaTTGTGAGGCGGGGCGTTgggaagagagggagtgagaggtAAGGAAAAAATGCAGGGAGGCTGTCTTGGAATTTGAACAGCCATGTCATGTTACTGCTTGTCCTGCGCACGTTTGACTGCACAGTGAGGAAACAAACCTCGAGGActgaaaattatgttttttccaGCCTCAGGTCTCATTAACACTTTGCATTAATAATCTGTATCTGATAAGAATAAAATAGTAAATGGTGTCATTACCTCAGTCATCATGGAAAAACAACTTCCATTTTTGCACTTTGAGATGACAATGGCTCTCATAAAGGATTACGTCATTTTGTCCAGACTCATGAGAGCTCCATTGTGACACTGCTTGTGATCAGGACTGTGGTCAGGGTGAGTCAGAAGGCGCAGTGTCACCAGTAAAATGAATATTCATGGCCGGAGAAACAGAAAGATGCATTGTCAGTGttcacagtcagtcacagtggGTCATATGGGAGGTTTAGAGGAAGCATGTTGGttcctgcgtgtgtgtgtgcgtttttaaAGGCACTCACTTCAGTCTAAAAATCTGTCCTCAGTTAAATGCAACAACCGCATATAAACTTTCATCAAAGCACCAGTGTTTGGGATTTTAAGAAAATTTAATCCAGTGATTCATTAGTGAATCATTAGATTTTATTTAACCCTGCTTGATGACACAGAACAGACTGTGATTAACTAAAACACAATCAACAACTATGAATGTTACTTTATGATTGCTCTTAACagagttgtaaaaaaaaacagctgatctgaTCATTTATCCACATACTTCACAGTTAAGAGGCGTTGCACAATGGATACAATAAGACATTACACAGATAAGTTTTGCCTTACTGTTTATACTGTTGTGGCTCTGTTGGGTTTATGAGGCCATTGTGGGCAATGATGCGAATCAATGAGCAGGACTTTGTATGGACATCATTTTTACAAGATTTCAAGgttcattttacaacacagagtTTCACAATGAAATGCAAGCTGGAGTCCCTTTACactacacacaaaacaaaaattatataaatggaTGAACATTGGCACTGcacaattaatttaaataatattgAAATCACAAGCCAAGTGCAATAACCAAATCAAATAGGCTGCagtataatgaagtactgtagtgctgcagagatccTACAGAtcctgttctccagatgtaagaaaaaacattttttaccatATTGTGCTGCACTACCAAACATAATAGAATTTTTATGTTTGGAGTGGGCAgaatttctgcattaaaattcaaaacatttttttccctggtatgttgtcatttttgtaTGTAGAAAGTTCACAGCAAGAATAGCTTACGGTAAATTAAACGTcacatccacttcctgtttacatgcaCCCACTGCAGAAACAGTAGTGCCAAACAGAGATGAGCCTGTTATGATTTTGAGGGACAGTTGAGGGTTTTCTGAGGGTTTATTACTCTGTAGTACAAAGGAGTATTCTTAACTGTTTACATCTATATGAACAGCTGCTACTTGATCCCACAGTCAACCAGTAATTAAACTCAACAAACCCTTAAACTGCACACGGATCTTAGAAATAAACAAGAGGTTGACTCATTCAGGGTAAGTCCCCTTACCCAATTCCCCTTTAAACTAAACTACTGCTTAACCAAGCTGGGATGTTCAGTTCCCAGTAAAAGCCTCCTACGTCAATATCATACTCTGTGCACTCACTGCAAAGAGCTTGCAGAAAATGCATCCACCACATCACAGATGCAATAGCTGATTGTGTCTAATATAAGTACCCTCTGTAATGTTTACTGGGCGAATGACAAc containing:
- the tmc6b gene encoding transmembrane channel-like protein 6b isoform X1; the encoded protein is MARNVNFDLCHPLMEAGLESPVDEEGVHDSFNQLIAEQSQNGGLSEAFELQQLQRDLDEEGRDGIAYLSSPGGRQRQSDTEWEDDERQTDSLIAERWSSATLRVLSSMPSRTIGRSRGAIISQYYNRTMQLRRRRQSRPAIRDFSRSARPSIRGYGMEADTTDAEEAERNKRERLVNNLQNLSVSDRVRMLRGMPLSVAEKSELRTLALQKERRSLSSSKIPCCSRLKYYIIIAFRQSWYSWLSFLHSLQLWQVALKRVSGRFGTGVLSYFLFLKTLLFFNVFLFLVTGAFLVLPQAVHPPVLPAGRPFTGLEFLTGAGYFSDTVMYYGYYSNYTLRKSCRDDVGGQNISVSNGTRENLDCVSKSHSYNMPLAYFVTIGVSFFVTCIILVYSMSKSFGQSFRIDKSHSILAIKVFCSWDFKVIKKTSVRLMSENICIQLKELLAEVNHRNVMNTACQKLSRLMVHGLAWAICIGSNAACVYAIYHFSDHMHKQTLLLTSRSPTKDRLLNEASLLASPVVVSLINLLLPGLFNLAAWMEDYESPSVRTYVAIGRNLMLKVSILGVLCYHWLGRVAADPENRLQCWESFVGQELYRFLLMDFIFILLDTLFGELLWRLFSERVLKRRRMPVFDIARNVLELIYGQTLAWVGVLFTPLLPAVQILKLLLLFYIKKSSVMMNCQAPRRPYRVSQMTTIFITLLCFPSFLGASVCVTYTMWSIKPSTSCGPFRNLNTMFQAGKRWVEELEKHNPNLSPLAWAHSYLVEHPFFLFVGAGIFLIVIYFHSQVVDGQRKIINLLQEQIENEGEDKKFLITRLQSIHEQKRTPARRLASQDSGC
- the tmc6b gene encoding transmembrane channel-like protein 6b isoform X2, encoding MARNVNFDLCHPLMEAGLESPVDEEGVHDSFNQLIAEQSQNGGLSEAFELQQLQRDLDEEGRDGIAYLSSPGGRQRQSDTEWEDDERQTDSLIAERWSSATLRVLSSMPSRTIGRSRGAIISQYYNRTMQLRRRRQSRPAIRDFSRSARPSIRGYGMEADTTDAEEAERNKRERLVNNLQNLSVSDRVRMLRGMPLSVAEKSELRTLALQKERRSLSSSKIPCCSRLKYYIIIAFRQSWYSWLSFLHSLQLWQVALKRVSGRFGTGVLSYFLFLKTLLFFNVFLFLVTGAFLVLPQAVHPPVLPAGRPFTGLEFLTGAGYFSDTVMYYGYYSNYTLRKSCRDDVGGQNISVSNGTRENLDCVSKSHSYNMPLAYFVTIGVSFFVTCIILVYSMSKSFGQSFRIDKSHSILAIKVFCSWDFKVIKKTSVRLMSENICIQLKELLAEVNHRNVMNTACQKLSRLMVHGLAWAICIGSNAACVYAIYHFSDHMHKTLLLTSRSPTKDRLLNEASLLASPVVVSLINLLLPGLFNLAAWMEDYESPSVRTYVAIGRNLMLKVSILGVLCYHWLGRVAADPENRLQCWESFVGQELYRFLLMDFIFILLDTLFGELLWRLFSERVLKRRRMPVFDIARNVLELIYGQTLAWVGVLFTPLLPAVQILKLLLLFYIKKSSVMMNCQAPRRPYRVSQMTTIFITLLCFPSFLGASVCVTYTMWSIKPSTSCGPFRNLNTMFQAGKRWVEELEKHNPNLSPLAWAHSYLVEHPFFLFVGAGIFLIVIYFHSQVVDGQRKIINLLQEQIENEGEDKKFLITRLQSIHEQKRTPARRLASQDSGC